In Rhizobium sp. ZPR4, a genomic segment contains:
- a CDS encoding YciI family protein has protein sequence MKFLCQVWFESAEIAKISEEEGRKLTQDSIDNDNRLRDSGHLIVANALREPQTAKTVRVRRGETAVTDGPFAEIKEHLGGFVLIEARDMGEAIRIAATFPVARYGMIEVRGAFDIRFPNE, from the coding sequence ATGAAGTTCCTTTGCCAAGTGTGGTTCGAGAGCGCAGAAATCGCCAAGATTTCCGAAGAGGAAGGGCGAAAGCTGACGCAGGATTCGATCGACAACGACAACCGGCTGCGCGACAGCGGCCATCTCATCGTCGCCAACGCTCTGCGCGAGCCTCAGACGGCAAAAACCGTCCGGGTGCGCCGGGGCGAAACCGCCGTTACCGACGGTCCCTTCGCGGAGATCAAGGAGCATCTCGGCGGCTTCGTGCTGATCGAGGCCCGTGACATGGGGGAAGCGATCCGCATTGCCGCCACCTTCCCCGTCGCTCGCTATGGCATGATCGAGGTTCGTGGCGCCTTCGAC